A segment of the Corylus avellana chromosome ca2, CavTom2PMs-1.0 genome:
TGGCTGCAATTCGCTCAATCCCTATCATAAATGAATGGATAAGTTTTGTGTAAATTATAAGAGATGAGTCTCTCATATGAAACTATTAGggataattttactttaaatttttgaattatCATGCGATTTGACAAGtttccaaacttcaaaacctttcaatttgaatatttgaactttcaattgcaattaatttacccccccccctcccccttctgtcaatttttgcagttaaaatccttaaaaagataaaattacccttcaattttatttttattaaaaaaataaataaataaataaaagaagggtcacaaggtgggtcaccatgtgatttttttaaaaaaaatttaatttaaaattaagggtaaatttgaaattttataaaaaagttaaggatataaacgttattgtctcacttttaacgtttaaaatctgacggatgggttcaaattgactgcaattgaaaattcatggATTCAAATTAAGAAGTTTTGAAGTTCGGAGAGaacttgtcaaatcgcgtagTAATTCAGaggtttaaagtgaaattacctCAAACTATCATTATAACTCCTTTCAAGTAAAAGTTGGAAATGTTTTGCAGTTAATAAATCATGGGGTGAGCACTTCATTGTTGGAGAAGATAAAATTAGACATTCAAGAATTTTTTAAGCTGCCgatggaagagaagaagaaatactGGCAAAAACCAGGAGAATTGGAAGGGTTTGGGCAGGCCTTTGTTGTGTCTGATGAGCAAAAGCTTGACTGGGGAGACATGTTTGCTCTCGTCACCCTTCCAACCCATAGTGTGGCTCCCAAGCTTCCCCTCCCATTCAGTGAAAACTTAGAAGCCTACTCAGCAGAACTTCAAAACCTTGCCATGAAAATCCTTGAACTTATGGCAAAAGCTCTAAGAATGGAAAATAATGAGATGAATAACCTGTTTGAAGATGGGTGGCAGACAATTAGGATGAACTACTACCCTCCATGTCCGCAACTGGAGCTTGTCATCGGCCTCAACACTCACTCCGACACCGTCGGCCTAACAATCCTCCTCCAACTCAATGAAATGGAAGGCCTCCAGATAAGAAAAGATGGGATGTGGATTCCCGTCATACCCCTCCCTAATGCTTTTGTTGTCAACATTGGAGACATTTTAGAGGTAAATTAATCAAATCATGGACTCGGAAGTTGGAACCACATCAAATCTCTTTGCTATGTGATTTCTTCTCATTGTGTTTTCATGAATCGTTTGGCAGATTGTGACCAATGGAATATATCGTAGCATCGAGCATCGTGCGACTGTAAACTCAGCAAAGGAGAGGCTTTCTATGGCTACATTTTACAATCCAAAAGTGGAAGTAGATTTGGGTCCAGCCCCAAGCTTTATTACTCCAGAATCACCAGCATTATTCCAAAGAATAGGTGTTGCAGAATACTTCAAGAGACTTTCCACACACAAACTCGATGGGAAGGCGTACATTGATGCATTGAGGATCCAAAATGAGGAACAAAAAGGATTTTGAGACTAACCCTTTCGTTTTGAAAACTCATTGACTATTCTACTTTCTATAAGGAAATAAATGTCATGAAAGCTACTGTGTAAGGAGTGCTTGTGGCTCATGTATATGCTCCATCTGGTTTGATTTTATGCAAGCCGGATTTAGGTAGCGTCTCAACGAGCAAAGGTGCTCAACTAtgttcattcaaatgtttggaGACCAGTGACAATATCTTCAAATAAAGGTGCATATTATTTTGTcaactttattaatttttttcaaaaaaataaaaaataaaaaaggatatAGGTTTATTATATGAAGCACAAGTTAGAAGTTTTCACCATTTTCAAGCATTATTGAAACGCACAAATGGAAAATCAGACCGAAAGAAAAGTGAAGTATTTTAGATTTGATAATGAATTGGAGTATAGGGAAGCTGAATTTTTAAAGCCTCGCAAAACATAAGGTATTAATTGTCACTTGACGATTAAAACGACTCCACAAAAGAACGGATTTGCATAAAGGATTAATAAAACATTGTTGGAAAAGGCAAGATGCATGAGGTTAAATGTTAGGATTGCCAAACAATTTATTGGTTTGCCAGTTAATTATGTATGTTTTATCATCACAAATCAATCTTCATCTACAACAACTGATTTCAAGGTTCCAAATGAAGTATGAATAGGTAAACGGgttgatttttctgttttgaaaatatttggttGTCCTAAATACGTTCATGTGCAAAGTGGAAAACAGTagaatttaaatctaaaatcaaCGAGACTAATATTAAGGACTATAGGTTATGTGATCCggtttcaaagaaaataattcttAAGAGAAATGGTATTTGATTAGACCTATATCTTAAGAAAAGGTGAAGATAAAGCATAACTGACATCCATATTTNNNNNNNNNNNNNNNNNNNNNNNNNNNNNNNNNNNNNNNNNNNNNNNNNNNNNNNNNNNNNNNNNNNNNNNNNNNNNNNNNNNNNNNNNNNNNNNNNNNNAgtgaaaataaattccataaggaacttgttcttttgattttgtttcactattttgattctttttctctttgagaaagtgtccttaaacaattggtgatttatacaaaagaaagcatgcaggaatttttaagccctaagttcaactagcatatggtcaatttaaaaaaaatatgactagtcaaaagcACCTTATGTTGTTACCTAACATAcctcacttttttaaaaaaattaccacaAATTAAGCTTAAGTGTGCATAAGAATTAAGCATAGGTAAAACGTACCACATATACTCgagctttaggtaaccacaaaaacaagtctattaaaacaattttttatctcttgcatatttagaatattccaagacgcaaggaattaaatccatgaaagcaacatgagaaattaatagaCTATCTAGGTATATaagacaaaagagaaaaaagaaaaacaaccaaattaaaatatttttgtctttttgaatatttttttttaaaaaaaaaatgcacacaaaacaaaacatgttaaaagaaccaaaacacaaacaacaaaagcaaacaacattaaaaatttaaaccaaaaaaaaaaaaaaaaaaaaacaaacacccaaCAAACTATGACGCTaggacacaaatatatatatataagcaaagtcTATCCTAGGCATGCAATGTGCCCACCTAAATTAGGTGAGTCCaataccactccccctcaacgGGTGAACAGTATCAACATTCTcaacccaaactttcttcattttgggaaCAGAAGTGCGACTCTTGTCCAAGTCATTTAACTAggtgataacaccccttagcatACTAAATAATTCCTCATGACTATCCCTAGAACgaaaatattctctttttgactcatgattattcaactgaaaacaattagAGCGAATATGCCAAATCttaccacagtgatgacatataggaatgaacctttgagaaggttggttccttggcATATGAGCACATCTCAGTGTAGAACGAGACACATAGGAATCAGCTAGAATTCCCTTATCTTTCTCACCTCTTGAAACTGGAGGatacattttcttcttcttagtcaagctttcttctttacaaactggtttcacaaaaattaactttgaaggagaagcaacattagtagaagaaatagcagatttatcaaagcccgatccagttctatcaaatgAATGTTTCTAATTATGCAACatgtgatttagcttttcactagagaaggTTTTCAGTTGATTTCTTGACTCATTAAgatcattctctaaggatttcactttggcaattaacatgtgattttcaaacatcaaagtattatgaataGCATGTGAATCAGTTAAGGTAatagaaagttgatcattttcaagattaacttCTTTGAGTTTTTTGCAAGTGCTGCTTAttcaacttcttcaatttaatgcatttCACATATAGatcattataagcattttgTAGATCACCATCCTCTTCTGATTCATTATCACATATGTCAAGTTCACTATCTAGAGAGTTAGACTCACTAGCCTCATGTTCACTATCATAAAAAACCTTAAAAGCTACATAATTAGCAACATTTTCAGCTTTTTCCTCATTGTCTGACttatcactttgagtcacattaa
Coding sequences within it:
- the LOC132172310 gene encoding protein SRG1-like, which gives rise to MEPERTGLDCGSSLPVPCVQELAKETTATVPSRYVRSDQDTPNISYSTACLPQVPVIDMQKLFSPEFMDSELEKLHHASKEWGFFQSFQVKVGNVLQLINHGVSTSLLEKIKLDIQEFFKLPMEEKKKYWQKPGELEGFGQAFVVSDEQKLDWGDMFALVTLPTHSVAPKLPLPFSENLEAYSAELQNLAMKILELMAKALRMENNEMNNLFEDGWQTIRMNYYPPCPQLELVIGLNTHSDTVGLTILLQLNEMEGLQIRKDGMWIPVIPLPNAFVVNIGDILEIVTNGIYRSIEHRATVNSAKERLSMATFYNPKVEVDLGPAPSFITPESPALFQRIGVAEYFKRLSTHKLDGKAYIDALRIQNEEQKGF